The genomic region TCCATCAATCATTATTTATGTATATTAATACATAGAGTTGGGTAATACTGCCTTTTTGTGGTATGATGGACTTTGTTCCGCCCGACTTTTTTTTATGGAGAGAGAGAATGTATCTGCTATATGTTGATGATTCGGGACTTGCTACTGACAAAAATTGCAAACATTGTGTACTTGCCGGACTCGCCATAAGGGATACCAAGACTTTTTATGTTCAACAGGACATTGAAAGAATTCTCGCCAAACACCCAGATTGTAAGAATCTTGAACTTCATGGAACGCGTATGCGTTCAGGTAAAGGAGAGTGGCGCTCCATTCCGAAAGAAACTCGAGAAGGGTTGTTGAAAGAGATTCTAGGCTATATAGCAGCTCATTATCCAAATTACTTTATTTTATTTGGCGCAGTATTAGACAAGACTTGTCAAATTGATGTTGCTCATGATGAAGAGCTTTTTACGCAAATTACAAGCAGATTTGATATGTTCTTGAAGCGTAGGTTTGCTAAGAAACAGGTCCCCGAGCGGGGATTGCCATTTTTGACAAGTCAACTTCAGAGCAAAAATTCCAGCAATGGTCCCAAGCATTCCAAATCGAGGGGAATCATTGGGGCAACACTCTTGTAAATTTTGCTGAAGTTCCGTTATTTTTAGATTCCAAAATGTCACGACTTATTCAATTGGCTGATTTGGTGGCTTATGCGCTTTTTCGCAAATATGAATTTGGGGACGATTCTTACAGTTCCATTATTCAGGGATGTTTTGATAAGGATAAAGGACAAGAGTACGGTCTTTATATCCGATGATTCTTTTTATTAAAAACTGCCTGATAGGATTAACTTGACAAGACGTTTTTGTATTTTTTACAAATCATTTGTTCGTTGTTTTAGTTATGCATAAAAGGGCCTCCAAATGGAGACCCTTTGAAATGTTGTGTGCAGCAGACCTTACTTGCCGACTTTGTCAAAGTTCGGCGTAAGCGGAGTGCAGCCAGCGGTATTGGCTGATGCAATCGCTGCCGTGAACGCAGCTTCTCCCGCAGT from Hallerella porci harbors:
- a CDS encoding DUF3800 domain-containing protein, with the translated sequence MMDFVPPDFFLWRERMYLLYVDDSGLATDKNCKHCVLAGLAIRDTKTFYVQQDIERILAKHPDCKNLELHGTRMRSGKGEWRSIPKETREGLLKEILGYIAAHYPNYFILFGAVLDKTCQIDVAHDEELFTQITSRFDMFLKRRFAKKQVPERGLPFLTSQLQSKNSSNGPKHSKSRGIIGATLL
- a CDS encoding DUF3800 domain-containing protein — protein: MEGNHWGNTLVNFAEVPLFLDSKMSRLIQLADLVAYALFRKYEFGDDSYSSIIQGCFDKDKGQEYGLYIR